In Rhodococcus sp. OK302, one genomic interval encodes:
- a CDS encoding HNH endonuclease signature motif containing protein, with product MSVDTVVADVVAGSAVNVRGMLWRLRPCDVRDVAVTASAEILRLEAIRVAAVDELALHPDEPVLCYRGVGRWLAANTMLQNAAGIKIAALGVALRAFPAIAAQFDAGDLTVDHAALITAFCESPPKGMPDRALPHCIKTLLAAASGVEATTTKLRYAIAVLERIFESEDIPAGEDEDRNELRIAPTLNGRVVIKGEFDALTGEMLLSALSGLSMPVPAADGTPDARSAAKRSADALTELIRRYLDNAATGVDGGQRPHVNVHVTAKDLAEHRDCASTRTTASGSDSGDGDVEGGADEDAPVWGFDDLEDFDDLDVGHMPWMGPLSITRTRMLACDCMLSTVLLDENGAPLDVSPLKRLVSAAQRTALIARDKGCAFPSCDAVPAWCDAHHIRPWSKGGLTVMDNLTLLCRSHHTLIHRKVGFAGQWEIKMGSDRKPWFIPPAGIDPEQRPRRSTTHQGPVLRT from the coding sequence ATGAGCGTCGACACCGTAGTTGCCGATGTCGTGGCTGGTTCTGCCGTGAATGTGCGCGGCATGCTGTGGCGGTTGCGGCCGTGCGACGTGCGGGATGTCGCGGTCACCGCATCGGCGGAAATTCTTCGGCTGGAAGCGATTCGGGTTGCCGCAGTCGACGAGTTGGCGCTTCATCCGGACGAACCAGTGCTGTGTTACCGCGGTGTCGGCCGCTGGCTGGCCGCCAATACGATGCTGCAGAATGCGGCCGGAATCAAGATCGCCGCCCTCGGGGTGGCCTTGCGGGCGTTCCCGGCTATCGCGGCGCAGTTCGATGCCGGGGATCTCACCGTCGACCATGCCGCGCTGATCACCGCGTTCTGCGAGTCCCCACCGAAAGGGATGCCGGACCGCGCCCTGCCGCACTGCATCAAAACCCTGCTCGCGGCAGCCTCCGGGGTGGAGGCGACCACCACGAAGTTGCGGTACGCGATCGCGGTGTTGGAGCGGATCTTCGAATCCGAGGACATCCCGGCTGGGGAGGACGAGGACCGCAACGAACTACGCATCGCGCCGACGTTGAACGGTCGGGTGGTGATCAAGGGTGAGTTCGATGCGTTGACCGGCGAAATGCTCTTGTCGGCGTTGTCGGGGTTGTCGATGCCCGTCCCGGCGGCGGACGGAACTCCCGATGCTCGGTCGGCTGCGAAGCGGTCGGCGGATGCGTTGACGGAGTTGATTCGTCGGTATCTCGACAATGCTGCGACGGGGGTGGATGGTGGTCAGCGTCCGCATGTGAATGTGCATGTGACGGCGAAAGATCTTGCGGAGCATCGGGACTGCGCCTCGACCCGGACGACAGCTTCCGGCTCAGACAGTGGAGACGGTGACGTCGAAGGCGGGGCCGATGAGGATGCACCGGTGTGGGGCTTCGACGACCTGGAGGACTTCGACGATCTTGATGTCGGGCACATGCCGTGGATGGGCCCGTTGAGTATCACCCGCACCCGGATGTTGGCGTGTGATTGCATGCTCTCGACGGTGCTCCTCGACGAGAATGGTGCCCCGCTCGATGTGAGTCCGTTGAAGCGGTTGGTGTCGGCGGCGCAGCGGACGGCGTTGATCGCCCGAGACAAGGGATGTGCGTTCCCCTCGTGTGATGCGGTGCCGGCGTGGTGCGATGCGCACCATATTCGGCCGTGGTCGAAGGGTGGGTTGACGGTGATGGACAACCTGACTTTGCTGTGCCGGTCCCATCACACTTTGATTCACCGCAAGGTCGGGTTCGCGGGGCAGTGGGAGATCAAGATGGGATCGGATCGTAAACCGTGGTTTATTCCGCCGGCGGGGATCGATCCCGAGCAGCGACCGCGACGTTCGACGACGCATCAGGGTCCGGTGCTGCGCACGTGA
- a CDS encoding mycofactocin-coupled SDR family oxidoreductase, producing the protein MRLEGKIALVTGAARGIGRAQAVRFAEEGADIIAVDVCASVETTVTPPSSVDDLAETVSLIRAQGRRIETAVVDVRDLEALRSAVDSAVKSLGGLDIVCATAGITSSDASMTMSETMWQTMLDVNLTGVWHTCSVAAPHLIERGGGAMTLTSSIAGLRGLVGVAHYTAAKHGVVGLMRSLAKELAPYNVRVNTVHPTNVDTPMIQNPMVRGKFRPDLENPTREEFAAAAMTMNMLPIPWIEPVDVANATLFLSSDEARYITSVALPVDAGSSSR; encoded by the coding sequence ATGAGACTGGAAGGAAAGATCGCGCTGGTTACCGGTGCCGCTCGGGGAATTGGACGGGCCCAGGCTGTGCGATTCGCCGAGGAGGGCGCGGACATCATCGCCGTGGATGTCTGTGCCTCCGTCGAGACGACGGTGACGCCGCCGTCGAGCGTCGACGATCTGGCCGAGACGGTATCCCTGATTCGGGCACAAGGGCGTCGAATCGAAACAGCCGTCGTGGACGTCCGCGATCTGGAAGCGCTTCGTAGCGCCGTTGATTCAGCGGTGAAATCACTCGGTGGTCTCGATATCGTCTGTGCCACAGCTGGAATCACGTCATCCGACGCATCCATGACGATGTCGGAAACAATGTGGCAGACCATGTTGGACGTCAACCTGACCGGAGTGTGGCACACGTGTTCTGTTGCGGCGCCTCACTTGATCGAACGCGGCGGCGGAGCAATGACGTTGACCAGTTCCATTGCCGGACTACGCGGACTCGTCGGCGTTGCGCACTACACCGCCGCCAAGCACGGCGTTGTGGGTCTGATGCGTTCGCTGGCAAAAGAACTGGCGCCGTACAACGTCCGAGTAAATACCGTGCATCCGACAAATGTCGATACACCGATGATTCAGAACCCGATGGTACGAGGCAAGTTCCGCCCGGACCTCGAAAATCCGACGCGGGAAGAGTTTGCCGCTGCCGCCATGACCATGAACATGCTGCCCATTCCCTGGATTGAACCAGTCGACGTGGCCAACGCGACGCTTTTCCTCTCGTCCGACGAGGCCCGCTACATCACGTCCGTCGCTCTGCCCGTGGACGCGGGGAGTTCGTCTCGTTGA